A window of the bacterium genome harbors these coding sequences:
- a CDS encoding bifunctional (p)ppGpp synthetase/guanosine-3',5'-bis(diphosphate) 3'-pyrophosphohydrolase, translated as MSEEHLQRITRELSEYHPAPDLELVEKAYRFVLEHHSDQKRASGEPYVNHLVETALLVCKLRLDVASVAAALLHDTIEDCDEVTSEELTELFGEDIAQIVEGVTKLTRVNFESQEEKQAEGFRKMLLAMAKDIRVVLVKLCDRLHNMRTLRFLPEHKQRRIALETREIYAPLAHRLGIYWIKSELEDLCLLSLRPEIYDSIKENLARTKAERDQYVRDTVQELSAHLEGAGISASVTGRSKHFNSIWEKMERSNLSFDEVHDLHGFRVIVPTLRACYETLGVIHAAWKPVPGRFKDYIAMPKPNMYQSLHTTVIGPEGSRIECQIRTPEMHRIAEEGIAAHWRYKEHGRQKSSAETDFDLHWVSALVEEQQYLKNPDEFIQTVKGELFPEDVFVFTPKGDLVRLSHGSTPIDFAYAIHTDVGQRTIGAKVNGTLVGIDYSLENGDTVEILTSKSQKPSRDWLSFVRTSKAKQRIRAFLKSEEQARSTAFGIELLTKELRKIKLSLKKIEKAKQLEPIAQSMGLKNSTDLYAQIGYGKVSVAKVLAKLLPDYGAEEAKPVEESSALERIFQRAARASRRKVGVKVSGLEDIMIRYAKCCEPLPGDRIAGFITRGRGVTIHRADCSQVLRSDPLRQIDVAWHGDAKAPRRVKLTVHSQDTIGLLSKVSLAITENGANINSAQVNTNERGKARHHFEITIEDARQLEKLIRAIEQVSGVTKVDRIVGRGAVGS; from the coding sequence ATGAGTGAAGAGCATTTACAACGAATAACCAGGGAGCTCAGCGAGTATCATCCAGCTCCAGATCTTGAGCTTGTCGAAAAAGCCTATCGCTTCGTGCTCGAGCATCACTCTGATCAAAAGAGGGCCTCTGGCGAGCCCTATGTGAATCACCTTGTTGAGACTGCTCTTTTAGTATGTAAGTTGCGGCTAGACGTTGCATCCGTTGCAGCGGCGCTGCTTCATGACACCATTGAAGATTGTGATGAGGTCACTTCGGAAGAGCTGACTGAGCTTTTTGGTGAAGATATCGCTCAGATTGTAGAGGGTGTTACGAAGTTAACTCGTGTAAATTTTGAATCCCAAGAAGAGAAGCAGGCTGAAGGTTTTAGGAAAATGCTGCTCGCGATGGCGAAAGATATCCGAGTGGTCCTCGTAAAATTGTGTGACAGACTGCACAACATGCGAACGCTTCGCTTTCTCCCCGAGCATAAGCAGCGTCGCATCGCGCTTGAAACCCGCGAAATTTATGCGCCACTTGCGCATAGGCTCGGTATTTACTGGATAAAATCTGAACTGGAAGATCTCTGTTTACTGAGTCTGAGGCCGGAGATTTATGACTCGATAAAAGAGAATTTAGCTCGCACGAAGGCGGAAAGAGATCAGTATGTACGTGATACCGTCCAGGAGCTGTCTGCGCATTTAGAGGGTGCAGGAATTTCAGCCTCTGTCACCGGAAGATCGAAGCACTTCAACTCTATCTGGGAGAAGATGGAAAGGAGCAATCTCTCCTTTGACGAAGTACATGACTTGCACGGTTTTCGGGTCATTGTTCCTACATTACGCGCCTGTTATGAGACGCTAGGAGTGATTCATGCCGCTTGGAAACCTGTGCCAGGCCGCTTTAAAGACTACATCGCGATGCCAAAGCCCAACATGTATCAGTCATTACATACGACAGTCATTGGTCCAGAGGGGAGTCGTATCGAGTGCCAGATTCGGACGCCAGAAATGCATCGAATAGCGGAGGAAGGGATTGCAGCACATTGGCGATATAAGGAGCATGGTCGTCAGAAGTCCTCAGCCGAGACTGATTTTGACCTACACTGGGTGAGTGCTCTTGTAGAGGAACAGCAATATCTCAAAAACCCCGATGAGTTCATTCAGACGGTCAAAGGGGAGCTGTTTCCAGAGGATGTATTTGTCTTTACGCCGAAGGGAGATCTCGTTCGGCTTTCTCACGGTTCTACGCCGATCGATTTTGCCTATGCCATTCACACTGATGTTGGACAGAGAACGATTGGGGCGAAAGTGAATGGAACCCTGGTTGGTATCGATTACTCACTAGAGAATGGGGATACGGTTGAGATTCTGACTTCTAAGAGTCAGAAACCGAGTCGAGATTGGTTATCATTTGTCCGAACGTCTAAGGCAAAGCAGCGGATTCGAGCTTTTCTGAAAAGCGAGGAGCAAGCTCGTTCCACAGCCTTTGGAATTGAATTGCTGACGAAAGAGTTGCGAAAGATCAAGCTTAGCCTGAAGAAAATAGAAAAGGCGAAACAACTCGAGCCGATTGCTCAGTCGATGGGACTCAAAAATAGCACAGATTTATATGCCCAGATCGGTTATGGGAAGGTGAGCGTTGCGAAAGTTCTTGCGAAATTATTGCCAGATTATGGAGCTGAAGAGGCGAAGCCGGTCGAGGAGAGCTCAGCTCTTGAAAGAATCTTTCAGCGCGCTGCTCGAGCCTCTCGACGAAAGGTCGGGGTGAAAGTGAGCGGTCTTGAGGATATTATGATTCGCTACGCAAAGTGTTGTGAACCGCTTCCTGGAGATAGGATTGCTGGCTTTATTACGCGAGGGCGCGGGGTAACAATCCATAGAGCTGACTGTTCTCAAGTATTGCGCAGTGATCCGCTTCGTCAGATAGATGTTGCATGGCATGGTGATGCGAAGGCTCCTCGGCGGGTGAAGCTAACAGTACATTCTCAAGACACCATAGGACTCTTAAGTAAAGTTTCGCTTGCTATTACAGAAAATGGTGCGAATATTAACAGCGCTCAGGTTAATACAAATGAACGGGGCAAGGCTCGTCACCACTTTGAAATAACGATAGAAGATGCAAGGCAGCTTGAAAAATTGATTCGAGCTATTGAGCAGGTGAGTGGCGTAACAAAAGTTGATAGAATCGTGGGCCGAGGAGCAGTTGGATCTTAG
- a CDS encoding PDZ domain-containing protein, with the protein MDLSSLRVRLKHMCTQNCSHSLRYRTRIYNQVIHSQVSDFLQKCSGVLFRCLVPRLSIVYTAVLSAIPSFAFCNPLLQFEQETVEIYRKTNEAVVFISTQSMSNDSLDIYGYTANDSARSQSGAGSGVVVDAKEGIILTSLHVISDAESIDIFLADGKSYRARLLGHDPESDLAVLQLTSPPADLKAIAFGDSRSLQVGQWVFAIGNPHGLARTLTSGIVSSLHRTVRNPKNVVMKDLIQTDAALNPGSSGGPLLNSKGELIGINAAILSQSGDSAGISFAVPIHRVRAILSELIATGKVLRPRVGWLLVDTNQGPLVRRILPGSPAEEAGIEPLERPVGKVFRGGVVRDFDRADLITAIDGKKMRSVEDVEATVLAARHGEALRISLRRGGNHEDQRTVTLKPALQ; encoded by the coding sequence TTGGATCTTAGTTCACTTCGCGTTAGACTCAAGCATATGTGTACTCAAAATTGTTCGCATTCGCTCCGATATAGGACTCGTATCTATAACCAAGTTATCCATAGTCAAGTTAGCGACTTCCTTCAAAAGTGTTCTGGTGTTCTCTTTCGCTGTTTGGTTCCTCGTTTGTCGATAGTATACACCGCCGTTTTATCTGCTATTCCGTCATTCGCCTTCTGTAATCCTTTACTGCAATTCGAGCAAGAGACGGTTGAGATCTACCGAAAAACCAATGAAGCGGTTGTTTTTATCAGTACGCAATCAATGAGCAATGATAGCTTAGATATATATGGCTATACAGCAAATGATTCTGCTCGTTCTCAGAGCGGAGCGGGGAGTGGTGTTGTCGTCGATGCAAAAGAAGGGATTATTCTGACAAGTTTGCATGTCATTAGTGATGCCGAGTCCATCGATATTTTTCTTGCTGATGGAAAGAGCTACCGAGCGAGACTCCTTGGGCATGATCCCGAGTCAGATCTTGCTGTTCTTCAGTTGACGTCCCCTCCTGCGGATTTAAAAGCGATTGCATTTGGCGATTCTCGTTCCTTACAGGTTGGGCAATGGGTATTTGCGATTGGTAATCCGCATGGGCTGGCAAGAACGCTAACAAGCGGGATTGTTTCTAGCCTTCATCGCACCGTAAGGAATCCCAAAAATGTTGTTATGAAAGACCTGATTCAGACTGATGCAGCGCTGAATCCCGGGAGTTCTGGGGGGCCTCTGCTCAATTCAAAGGGTGAGTTAATAGGAATCAATGCGGCGATCTTGAGTCAATCTGGCGATTCAGCTGGTATAAGCTTTGCGGTTCCAATTCACCGAGTGCGAGCAATTCTTTCAGAACTTATTGCTACTGGTAAAGTCTTGAGGCCTCGAGTTGGGTGGTTATTAGTAGATACGAATCAGGGGCCTTTGGTGCGGAGGATTCTCCCTGGAAGTCCAGCAGAAGAGGCTGGGATTGAGCCACTTGAGCGACCTGTTGGAAAGGTTTTTCGTGGTGGTGTGGTAAGAGATTTTGACAGAGCGGATTTGATAACTGCCATAGATGGAAAAAAGATGCGATCGGTAGAAGATGTAGAGGCTACGGTGCTTGCTGCTCGGCATGGCGAAGCATTACGAATTTCGCTCCGTCGCGGTGGAAATCACGAAGACCAACGAACCGTAACTCTTAAACCGGCACTTCAGTAA
- the miaA gene encoding tRNA (adenosine(37)-N6)-dimethylallyltransferase MiaA, translating into MIQAPIIISGPTGSGKSELAHRIAGHFAGEIVNADSVQLYAEHDIGAAMPKSTYREQLPYHLFGTLSGAMPCDVQSYVHAACGILEDVQSRGVMPVLVGGSTLYLEGLLAGISRLPASKPELRKELEREEVEELHKRLETLDPERAEALHPNDRIRIIRALEVCLVSGKSYSELCKQEARIQHCRNATVIVPVWSRSDLYRRIEKRSQRMVANGIIEEARYLFGCYGSQWQCQTALGYKQVFERLISRHSVSEEAHREIVREISQATRRYAKRQMTYWRNAPQKFEWNISPSIEEHRQEQVQILAEDSGIRGAAGERRKGFHVWRWSSDELIEALEKRWNSSQIGAKDSGALEAEGHVVWFVHAGALEL; encoded by the coding sequence ATGATCCAAGCGCCTATTATTATCTCTGGCCCTACTGGGAGCGGGAAGAGTGAACTAGCACACCGCATTGCCGGACACTTCGCGGGCGAAATTGTCAATGCCGATTCGGTGCAACTGTATGCTGAGCACGATATCGGTGCTGCCATGCCGAAGTCCACCTACAGAGAGCAGCTTCCTTATCACTTATTTGGAACCTTATCTGGTGCTATGCCATGTGATGTACAGAGTTACGTTCACGCAGCCTGTGGAATTCTCGAGGATGTTCAGAGCAGGGGGGTAATGCCAGTACTTGTCGGTGGCTCAACGTTGTATCTCGAGGGATTGTTGGCTGGAATTTCTCGCCTCCCCGCATCAAAACCCGAGTTACGGAAAGAACTCGAGCGTGAAGAAGTGGAAGAGCTTCACAAACGATTGGAAACGCTTGATCCTGAACGGGCGGAAGCCCTTCATCCGAATGACAGAATTCGTATCATCAGGGCCCTTGAGGTTTGTCTGGTCTCTGGAAAAAGTTATTCCGAACTGTGCAAACAAGAGGCCCGTATCCAGCATTGTAGAAATGCCACGGTTATTGTGCCTGTTTGGTCTCGCTCAGATCTCTATAGGCGTATTGAGAAGCGATCGCAACGGATGGTAGCGAATGGGATTATTGAAGAGGCTCGCTATCTGTTCGGCTGTTATGGTTCCCAGTGGCAATGTCAGACAGCATTAGGCTACAAGCAAGTTTTTGAGCGGCTTATTAGCCGGCACTCAGTGAGCGAAGAGGCCCATAGAGAGATTGTTCGTGAAATCTCTCAGGCAACAAGGCGATATGCGAAGCGGCAGATGACCTATTGGCGGAATGCCCCACAAAAGTTTGAATGGAATATTTCGCCGAGCATTGAAGAGCACCGTCAAGAACAGGTTCAGATCTTAGCGGAGGATTCTGGAATACGCGGCGCAGCTGGTGAACGCAGGAAAGGTTTTCATGTTTGGCGATGGTCTAGTGATGAGCTGATTGAAGCGTTAGAGAAGCGGTGGAATTCTTCGCAGATTGGTGCGAAGGATAGCGGTGCGTTAGAAGCTGAAGGCCATGTCGTTTGGTTTGTTCATGCTGGTGCCCTAGAGCTCTAG
- a CDS encoding pantetheine-phosphate adenylyltransferase, which yields MTPVGENRAIFPGSFDPITNGHVDIVTRGLKIFEHITVAVLHNPEKDTLFSLEERVSLIERVLDFPGRVSVESFSGLLVNFVEELGTHVILRGLRATSDFDYEAQMALMNRQLSPSIETFFLMTSERYSYVSSSLVKQIAPYGGDVSGLVPPFVQEALAKKFKDR from the coding sequence ATGACACCAGTTGGAGAAAACAGAGCAATCTTTCCAGGTTCTTTTGATCCGATCACGAATGGGCATGTTGATATCGTGACACGAGGACTAAAGATTTTTGAGCATATCACAGTTGCGGTGTTACATAATCCTGAGAAGGACACGCTCTTTTCTTTAGAGGAGAGGGTCTCTCTCATTGAGCGAGTTCTTGATTTTCCTGGGCGCGTATCGGTTGAGTCTTTTTCAGGATTATTGGTCAATTTTGTGGAAGAACTGGGAACGCACGTCATATTGCGAGGACTTCGAGCGACCAGTGATTTTGATTATGAGGCACAGATGGCTCTCATGAACCGACAATTATCACCAAGTATCGAGACATTTTTCTTGATGACCAGCGAGCGGTATTCGTATGTAAGTTCTAGTCTCGTCAAGCAGATAGCACCCTATGGTGGGGATGTCAGTGGGTTAGTTCCTCCATTTGTGCAGGAGGCTCTGGCAAAAAAATTCAAGGATAGGTGA
- the mutL gene encoding DNA mismatch repair endonuclease MutL, with protein sequence MMMIKKLSEETINRIAAGEVVERPLSVVRELVDNSLDAGATSITVEIRDGGQSLIRVSDDGSGIVADEIELAFERHATSKIEKEEDLSTIQSFGFRGEALASISSVSKCRVRSRHHSAEVGVEVEFEGGELVKRSLVAMPVGTEIVVQDLFFNTPARKKFLKTDRGEVVKITGWLRANALLHPQTRLRLLVDGKEKLQLAPRTSSLDRAREVYPGEAVAVEYEEQQLRVTGYLCAPQYAKSTPSALAFFVNGRMLSDRAILRAAREGFGGTLKAQQAPLGYLHVELPGELVDINVHPQKQEVRFWNSSRLFQLVLRGVRSAVGGFESPLANRMTESGLKSHSSPAPQRDASAYSGYQRASAASSERFYFESSLSDRDYTRTTSEGVEGSESSVPVAGLLADGDVPSGALDGSGRQVQGAASVFRYQDLRYLGTVLSCYLICEYEEQLVVLDMHAAHERINYNIILERLRSDEPHKEVLLIPLTLQFDSEIIARVMEQVPLLSACGFEIESKTETTLEVKEKPTWIALKQVKSALRELAEEDLPVERALESELEKVAARLACHASIRSGDLQTREEVFALFAALDEAEWSSACPHGRPVIATFGKTELERRFGRQ encoded by the coding sequence ATGATGATGATAAAGAAACTTTCAGAAGAAACTATTAATCGGATAGCGGCGGGTGAAGTAGTTGAACGCCCCTTGTCAGTAGTGCGCGAGTTAGTCGATAACTCGCTTGATGCTGGGGCTACTTCTATTACTGTTGAGATTCGAGATGGCGGGCAGAGTCTTATACGAGTAAGCGATGATGGTTCTGGGATTGTAGCTGATGAGATAGAGCTTGCATTTGAGCGGCATGCGACTTCTAAGATTGAGAAAGAAGAAGATCTGAGCACTATTCAATCTTTTGGATTTCGAGGAGAAGCGCTGGCGTCTATCTCCTCAGTCTCGAAGTGTCGGGTGAGGAGCAGGCACCACTCGGCAGAAGTTGGTGTTGAGGTTGAGTTTGAAGGAGGAGAGCTCGTCAAACGTTCGCTCGTAGCTATGCCAGTCGGGACTGAAATTGTTGTTCAGGATTTATTCTTTAATACCCCAGCGAGAAAGAAGTTCTTAAAAACAGACAGGGGAGAGGTTGTCAAGATTACAGGTTGGTTGCGGGCCAATGCATTATTGCATCCACAAACGAGGCTACGTCTTCTCGTTGATGGAAAAGAAAAATTGCAACTTGCCCCTCGAACATCATCGCTCGATAGAGCACGTGAGGTCTATCCAGGAGAAGCAGTTGCAGTCGAATATGAAGAACAACAGCTTCGTGTCACAGGCTATCTCTGTGCCCCTCAGTATGCAAAGTCAACACCATCTGCGCTCGCTTTTTTTGTAAATGGAAGAATGTTATCCGACCGGGCTATTTTGAGAGCGGCTCGAGAGGGATTTGGAGGAACGCTAAAAGCTCAGCAAGCTCCTCTCGGATACTTACATGTTGAACTTCCTGGAGAGCTAGTAGACATTAATGTACATCCTCAAAAACAAGAAGTTCGATTTTGGAATAGTTCTCGTTTGTTTCAACTGGTTCTCCGTGGAGTGCGCTCAGCAGTTGGAGGGTTTGAAAGCCCGCTTGCAAACCGAATGACGGAATCTGGCTTAAAGAGCCATTCATCGCCTGCACCTCAACGTGATGCGAGTGCGTACTCGGGTTATCAACGCGCCAGTGCGGCATCTTCCGAGCGATTTTATTTTGAGTCCTCTCTGAGTGACCGGGACTACACAAGAACAACTTCGGAAGGTGTCGAGGGTTCTGAATCTTCAGTCCCGGTTGCAGGATTGCTTGCGGATGGAGATGTGCCAAGTGGTGCCCTCGACGGTTCAGGGAGGCAAGTGCAGGGGGCTGCCTCAGTCTTCCGATATCAGGATCTTCGATATCTCGGCACAGTGCTTTCTTGCTATCTTATTTGTGAATATGAAGAACAGTTGGTTGTTCTAGATATGCATGCCGCCCATGAGCGTATAAATTACAACATTATTCTTGAGCGATTGCGAAGTGATGAGCCACATAAAGAGGTTTTGCTGATTCCGCTGACCTTGCAATTTGACTCAGAGATTATTGCAAGAGTCATGGAGCAAGTGCCACTGCTCTCTGCGTGTGGATTTGAGATAGAGTCAAAAACCGAGACAACTCTGGAGGTGAAAGAGAAACCAACTTGGATAGCCCTGAAGCAAGTAAAATCAGCCTTACGTGAGTTGGCGGAGGAGGATTTGCCAGTAGAAAGAGCCTTGGAAAGTGAATTAGAGAAGGTGGCGGCTCGGCTGGCGTGTCATGCGAGTATTCGCTCTGGAGACCTCCAGACTCGAGAAGAAGTTTTTGCACTGTTTGCCGCACTCGACGAGGCAGAATGGAGCTCGGCATGTCCTCACGGACGGCCAGTGATAGCCACCTTTGGGAAGACCGAGCTTGAGCGTCGGTTCGGCCGACAGTAA
- a CDS encoding translation initiation factor IF-1, with amino-acid sequence MGKDAIEMHGVIKECFPNTTFRVECDNGHELLAYLAGKMRRYYIRVLPGDHVIVEISPYDLSKGRIVRRLKEAPKPGENPLAESKGQEEE; translated from the coding sequence ATGGGAAAAGACGCAATAGAAATGCATGGGGTAATCAAGGAGTGTTTTCCGAACACAACCTTCCGAGTTGAGTGCGATAATGGCCACGAGCTACTCGCGTACCTCGCTGGAAAGATGAGAAGGTACTATATCCGCGTTCTGCCGGGTGACCATGTTATAGTAGAGATCTCCCCCTATGACCTCTCCAAGGGTCGGATTGTTCGGCGTTTGAAAGAAGCGCCGAAGCCAGGGGAGAATCCTCTTGCTGAATCAAAAGGCCAAGAGGAGGAATAG
- a CDS encoding DUF971 domain-containing protein, with product MRSPLTMRPLRIERQEFKGLLIEWPQPSGQLLLPAELLRRHCPCAVCREKRGEGNHDHPLTPAKKKSRLEVISHSKEEVLGLEKIWSVGNYAIGIMWKDGHDDGIFTFELLSELTTIARSDLNNQ from the coding sequence ATGAGGTCCCCCTTGACTATGAGACCACTCAGAATCGAAAGACAAGAATTCAAAGGACTTCTTATTGAGTGGCCACAGCCATCTGGTCAGCTTCTCTTACCAGCTGAGCTTCTTCGACGTCATTGTCCGTGTGCAGTGTGCCGAGAAAAGCGTGGCGAGGGAAACCATGATCATCCACTCACCCCTGCCAAGAAGAAGAGTCGACTCGAAGTAATCTCTCATTCAAAGGAAGAAGTCCTCGGACTGGAAAAGATATGGTCGGTTGGCAACTATGCCATAGGCATTATGTGGAAGGATGGCCATGATGATGGGATTTTTACATTCGAGCTACTCAGCGAATTAACAACGATTGCGCGCTCGGATCTCAACAATCAATAG
- a CDS encoding DNA-directed RNA polymerase subunit omega has product MARITVEDCLEKEQNRFSLVQLASKRTKQILTGAKPLVDVRRGNKAVVNSLREIAAGLVRFKTEEDLAREREEEEKRLQAELALAAEQESIAEENIFITKAVVAETPSIDESSVEESGDSEPMNEDGAGTVGEDSVEAVTESVATEESSEEESSESEKSTQANSIEGSQF; this is encoded by the coding sequence ATGGCGCGTATTACCGTTGAAGATTGCCTAGAGAAAGAACAGAACCGATTCTCCCTCGTTCAGCTTGCTTCAAAGCGAACGAAGCAGATCTTAACGGGTGCTAAGCCTCTGGTGGACGTGCGAAGAGGCAATAAGGCTGTTGTTAATTCCCTTCGAGAGATAGCCGCGGGACTCGTCCGATTTAAGACCGAAGAAGATCTTGCACGAGAGCGAGAAGAGGAAGAGAAGCGTCTTCAGGCCGAGCTCGCGCTCGCGGCGGAACAAGAGAGCATCGCTGAAGAGAATATTTTTATCACCAAAGCAGTAGTTGCTGAGACGCCCAGTATTGACGAGAGCAGTGTGGAAGAGAGTGGTGACTCTGAGCCAATGAATGAAGATGGTGCAGGAACAGTAGGGGAAGACTCCGTCGAGGCCGTTACTGAATCTGTTGCAACAGAAGAGTCCTCTGAAGAAGAGTCTTCTGAGTCGGAAAAATCTACGCAAGCCAACTCAATCGAGGGTTCGCAATTCTAA
- a CDS encoding cold shock domain-containing protein, producing the protein MNTTTERGTVKWFNDAKGFGFINHSTGEDVFVHFSVIESEGFKTLKDGEIVEYELTQGPKGLNATRVTRVVPPQATASASAESVEPSLASQIEVISIKEGQKETSISELGDEELGDETASTDSVNPSLVAVAAAKKANENNLLS; encoded by the coding sequence ATGAATACTACTACAGAACGAGGAACCGTTAAGTGGTTCAATGATGCTAAGGGTTTCGGTTTCATTAATCATAGCACAGGAGAAGATGTGTTTGTTCACTTCTCGGTCATCGAATCAGAAGGATTTAAAACACTGAAAGATGGTGAGATTGTTGAGTATGAACTCACTCAAGGCCCGAAGGGTCTAAACGCCACACGAGTGACTCGAGTTGTTCCACCTCAAGCCACGGCAAGTGCTTCAGCAGAATCTGTAGAGCCATCACTTGCCAGCCAGATTGAGGTTATCTCAATTAAGGAAGGACAGAAGGAAACTTCTATCTCTGAACTTGGAGATGAAGAGCTTGGCGATGAGACCGCTTCGACAGACTCAGTAAATCCGAGCCTAGTTGCTGTCGCTGCTGCTAAGAAAGCAAACGAGAACAATCTCCTCTCTTAG
- a CDS encoding acetyl-CoA carboxylase carboxyltransferase subunit alpha translates to MTIIEHPLEFERGLLELEIQLDALKDEIAAGDTTKTEQFEKLQSKAERVRKDTYSRLTAFQRVQLSRHFDRPFSLDYIRYIFSNFKELHGDRSFRDDPAIVGGTALLGELPVMVVGHERGRGMQERLKRNFGMPQPEGYRKALRLFRLAEKFGLPVITFIDTQGAYPGIEAEERGQSEAIARNLQELSELTTPVISVVIGEGGSGGALALGVSDRILMLEYACYSVITPEGCASILWHAKGDDSTQMVATAADALQVTSDRLKSFGIVDEVVAEPLGGAHWNHKEAAEKLGEALRTQLETLSKLSVGELLESRYKKYRNIGGVAVV, encoded by the coding sequence ATGACGATAATCGAACATCCTCTTGAATTCGAGCGGGGACTTCTAGAATTAGAGATTCAACTCGATGCGTTGAAAGATGAAATTGCAGCAGGAGATACTACAAAGACAGAGCAGTTTGAAAAGTTGCAGTCAAAAGCAGAGCGAGTTCGAAAAGACACGTACTCTCGTCTGACAGCATTCCAACGTGTTCAGTTGTCACGACACTTTGATCGTCCATTTAGCCTGGATTATATCCGTTACATCTTTTCAAATTTCAAAGAGCTGCATGGCGATCGCTCCTTTCGTGATGATCCTGCCATAGTTGGTGGAACAGCTCTTCTTGGTGAGCTGCCCGTAATGGTCGTTGGTCATGAGCGAGGACGCGGAATGCAAGAGCGCTTGAAGAGAAATTTCGGCATGCCTCAGCCTGAAGGATACCGAAAGGCGCTCCGTTTATTCCGACTGGCTGAAAAGTTTGGTCTTCCCGTCATAACATTCATCGATACACAGGGAGCGTATCCCGGTATTGAAGCTGAAGAGCGTGGACAGAGTGAGGCAATCGCTCGGAATCTTCAGGAGCTCTCAGAGTTAACCACGCCTGTAATTAGTGTCGTGATTGGCGAAGGAGGAAGTGGAGGAGCCCTAGCTCTTGGAGTATCAGATAGGATACTCATGCTAGAATACGCGTGTTACTCGGTAATTACTCCTGAGGGATGCGCATCAATCCTCTGGCATGCAAAGGGTGATGATTCGACGCAGATGGTGGCAACAGCGGCTGACGCTCTGCAAGTCACATCTGATAGATTGAAATCTTTTGGAATTGTGGACGAAGTGGTCGCTGAGCCACTCGGAGGGGCGCACTGGAATCATAAGGAAGCGGCTGAAAAACTTGGCGAAGCGCTTAGGACACAGCTAGAAACACTGAGCAAGCTAAGTGTCGGAGAGCTACTTGAATCCCGATATAAGAAATATCGAAATATCGGTGGAGTTGCAGTCGTATGA
- a CDS encoding nucleoside-diphosphate kinase has protein sequence MAVERTLSIIKPDAVEKNVIGQILSRFESAGLTIAGMRMMHLSEAQAGEFYAVHKERPFYGELVEYMVSGPVVVSVLEGEGAVALNRKLMGATNPQEADAGTIRADFADSISANAVHGSDSVENAKIEVSFFFPELAE, from the coding sequence ATGGCTGTTGAACGAACTCTTTCAATTATTAAACCAGATGCCGTTGAGAAGAACGTCATCGGGCAAATTCTATCGCGGTTTGAGTCAGCTGGACTTACGATTGCTGGCATGCGGATGATGCACCTATCAGAGGCGCAAGCTGGAGAGTTTTATGCGGTACACAAGGAGCGACCTTTTTACGGAGAGCTCGTGGAGTACATGGTGTCGGGTCCGGTTGTCGTCTCTGTGCTTGAAGGCGAAGGGGCTGTCGCATTAAATCGGAAGTTAATGGGTGCAACGAATCCTCAGGAGGCCGATGCCGGCACGATCCGAGCGGATTTTGCTGATAGTATTTCGGCAAATGCAGTCCATGGTTCAGATAGCGTTGAAAACGCAAAAATCGAGGTGAGCTTTTTCTTTCCTGAGCTAGCGGAGTAG